In Oxyura jamaicensis isolate SHBP4307 breed ruddy duck chromosome 21, BPBGC_Ojam_1.0, whole genome shotgun sequence, a single genomic region encodes these proteins:
- the KLHDC7A gene encoding kelch domain-containing protein 7A, whose amino-acid sequence MSQRVTVPWQSDMQLAGKLVLSAAALLLLTLAYRLYKARSAPGSPGGSTLAADARGETERRENAAQDGEAVAGLRRRQVFGGGAWQGGGDARVSALEPRQVLARRDQCLPVGKEEEKGEPGGEPEFFSSGDLAEMLSGEEGSRHGRGVLSPCTELSTQMGDDGGAQSTEQDLGIGGRSQEGSRGVIQTRSVTSDLGLMITASNKRSDTSYSFSSFAKIQVEENYITKRNAKDGARQLAPGLKGKVYDYHIQSTSQTVSKKRSLPSAPLGEAMSCSSECVNEELQSLEQVNEELQSLEQVNKELQSLEHVSEELQSTVTPEPETQSQQPTVAMQDPITSPIVPSPVGSLEIATKPPAPTRSFSRKNSVLQIAENPQLQLPMDGFGPPVPASTPPASPRLELVAGANFFQMSPPAPDTLLDLGNCYEVLCMAKAEKLSHLQEAAYKVMSDNYLQVLRTPSIYSRLNARERELILQRRMKGKMCVTVADISTQEPDLHASRLCYYDDGGDRWHHLCHMPPEAVSQGCAMCSMFNYLFVVAGCEGSGRTQRPSNRVFCYNPLTNIWREICPLNQARPHCKLVALDGCLYAIGGECLHTVERYDPRQDRWTFTAPLPRDTFAVAHTATVCDGEIYVTGGTLRYVLLRYAARRDCWIVSPAGGSKDRTAEMVSTNGFIYRFDLNRSMGIGVYRCGAKAKLWYECATYAMPYPSCFQCAAVGGLVHCIGRRFHLRFLADHISPRFGTKELQPFPSPRGSLLPAVLVLPQGGTEQVQV is encoded by the coding sequence ATGAGCCAGCGGGTAACCGTGCCCTGGCAGTCCGACATGCAGCTGGCCGGCAAGCTGGTCCTCTCCGCCGCCGCACTGCTCCTGCTGACTTTGGCGTACAGGTTGTACAAAGCCCGCTcggcccccggcagccccggaGGCAGCACCCTGGCAGCCGACGCTCGCGGAGAGAcggagagaagggaaaatgctGCCCAGGATGGGGAGGCGGTGGCAGGTCTGCGGCGCAGGCAGGTTTTCGGTGGTGGGGCTTGGCAAGGTGGTGGCGACGCTCGAGTGAGTGCCTTGGAGCCGCGGCAAGTGCTGGCCCGAAGAGATCAATGTCTGCCGGtgggcaaggaggaggaaaaaggggagCCGGGAGGGGAGCCTGAATTTTTCAGCAGTGGGGACCTGGCTGAAATGCTGagtggggaggagggcagcaggcacGGACGAGGCGTGCTCAGCCCATGCACTGAGCTTTCCACCCAGATGGGGGATGACGGAGGTGCccaaagcacagagcaggatTTGGGCATCGGGGGCAGGAgccaggaggggagcaggggggtgATCCAGACCCGCAGTGTCACCTCAGACCTGGGGCTAATGATAACGGCGAGCAACAAGAGGTCGGACACCTCCTACTCTTTCTCCTCATTTGCGAAGATCCAGGTGGAAGAGAACTACATCACCAAGAGGAATGCGAAGGATGGGGCCAGACAGCTGGCCCCTGGCCTCAAAGGCAAAGTGTATGACTACCACATCCAGTCCACCTCCCAGACGGTGTCAAAGAAAAGgtctctcccctctgcccctctGGGAGAAGCCATGAGCTGCAGCTCAGAGTGTGTCAATGAAGAGCTGCAGAGCTTGGAGCAGGTCAACGAGGAGCTGCAAAGCTTGGAGCAGGTCaacaaggagctgcagagcctggagcacGTCagtgaggagctgcagagcactgtCACCCCAGAACCTGAGACCCAGTCCCAGCAACCAACCGTGGCAATGCAGGACCCCATCACTTCTCCCATAGTCCCATCACCTGTGGGGAGCCTGGAGATTGCCACCAAGCCCCCAGCTCCCACTCGCAGTTTCAGCCGCAAGAACAGTGTCCTCCAGATTGCTGAGAacccccagctccagcttccCATGGACGGCTTTGGTCCACCGGTGCCAGCCAGCACACCACCAGCAAGCCCTCGgctggagctggtggctggTGCCAACTTCTTCCAAATGTCACCCCCTGCCCCGGACACCCTCCTGGATCTGGGGAACTGCTACGAGGTCCTCTGCATGGCCAAGGCGGAGAAGCTCAGCCACCTCCAGGAGGCCGCCTACAAGGTCATGAGCGACAACTACCTGCAGGTGCTGAGGACGCCCTCCATCTACAGCCGCCTCAACGCCAGGGAGCGGGAGCTCATCCTCCAGCGGAGGATGAAGGGGAAGATGTGTGTCACCGTGGCAGACATCAGCACGCAGGAACCTGACCTCCACGCCAGCCGGCTCTGCTACTACGATGACGGAGGGGACCGCTGGCATCACCTCTGCCACATGCCACCAGAGGCGGTCTCCCAAGGGTGTGCCATGTGTAGCATGTTCAACTACCTCTTCGTGGTGGCCGGCTGTGAGGGCTCAGGCCGTACACAGAGACCCTCCAACCGCGTCTTCTGCTACAACCCCTTGACCAACATCTGGAGGGAGATCTGCCCCTTGAACCAAGCGCGGCCGCACTGCAAGCTGGTGGCCCTGGACGGCTGTCTCTATGCCATCGGTGGGGAGTGCCTCCACACAGTGGAGCGATACGACCCCCGCCAGGACCGCTGGACCTTCACCGCCCCCCTGCCCCGTGACACCTTCGCCGTGGCCCACACGGCCACGGTGTGCGACGGGGAGATCTACGTGACGGGGGGCACCTTGCGCTACGTGCTGCTGCGCTATGCTGCCCGCAGGGACTGCTGGATCGTCAGCCCGGCCGGCGGCAGCAAGGACAGGACAGCCGAGATGGTGAGCACCAACGGCTTCATCTACCGCTTCGACCTCAACCGCAGCATGGGCATCGGCGTCTACCGCTGCGGCGCCAAGGCCAAGCTGTGGTACGAGTGTGCCACCTACGCCATGCCCTACCCGTCCTGCTTCCAGTGCGCTGCAGTCGGCGGCTTGGTCCACTGCATCGGCCGGCGCTTCCATCTCCGCTTCTTGGCCGACCACATCTCGCCACGCTTCGGGAccaaggagctgcagcccttcccCTCGCCCCGCggcagcctcctccctgccgTCCTGGTGCTGCCGCAGGGAGGGACGGAGCAGGTGCAGGTTTGA